From Neorickettsia helminthoeca str. Oregon, one genomic window encodes:
- the pstC gene encoding phosphate ABC transporter permease subunit PstC, protein MIILSLITQTVSFFRIVSPLDFFFGTVWAPNGTIINGQVVKLFGILPLVFGTTMIALLASIIGAPIGIGVAIAMTYFVSKRVRRFIKPLIEVMAGIPTIIYGYFSLTFISKLVQDLGHLLHVSISSESALSAGIVIGIMIIPLITSMTDDLLRTTPKSLYYGAAALGSTQTEIIFRVILPYCFPGMVGVVLLAFSRALGETMVVLMLTGVSANLDYNVLQPITTITVQIVTTLTGDQTFNSKESLSAYALGITLFALTWALNAISMSMSKRYKT, encoded by the coding sequence TTGATCATTCTTTCACTCATTACCCAGACGGTATCCTTTTTCCGCATAGTGTCGCCATTGGATTTCTTTTTTGGAACAGTCTGGGCACCAAACGGAACGATCATTAATGGTCAAGTAGTGAAGTTATTTGGCATCCTTCCTCTAGTTTTTGGGACGACAATGATCGCGCTCCTGGCAAGCATCATCGGGGCACCGATCGGGATAGGAGTAGCAATAGCAATGACCTATTTTGTTTCGAAGAGAGTCAGGAGATTCATCAAGCCTTTGATAGAGGTGATGGCTGGAATACCAACGATCATATACGGATACTTTTCTCTGACCTTCATCTCAAAACTTGTCCAAGACCTCGGACATTTGCTACACGTAAGCATATCGAGTGAAAGTGCATTATCTGCAGGAATAGTCATAGGAATTATGATCATTCCACTCATTACGTCCATGACGGATGATCTACTACGTACGACGCCAAAGAGCCTATACTACGGAGCAGCAGCTCTGGGAAGTACTCAAACTGAAATTATCTTTCGTGTAATACTGCCCTACTGCTTTCCCGGAATGGTAGGAGTAGTACTACTAGCATTTTCCCGTGCGCTTGGGGAAACAATGGTAGTACTGATGTTGACAGGGGTCTCTGCTAATCTTGATTACAACGTCCTGCAACCAATTACGACGATCACAGTACAGATAGTGACAACACTGACGGGCGATCAGACATTCAATAGCAAAGAGAGTCTCTCTGCCTATGCACTTGGAATCACACTTTTCGCTCTCACTTGGGCTCTTAACGCGATTTCGATGTCAATGTCAAAAAGATACAAGACTTAG
- the priA gene encoding primosomal protein N', whose product MHLKVVLPLALDEEFLYSSGELMVQVGNLVMVNFNGRNIIGLVISVGPETSVQYTVKEITSVLPFKLLQASYIEFLFWVARYNFAKIGLVLRSAIIREACDDSVYTLNADKVEDGHRSTPAMRRLLEFFRRNEYLTADDLHEAKIQKRTVQKMLESGLIRRVEGFIESNGSKTSNADLATLEFDLSEEQRQVKDRIFLEKFTAHLLDGITGSGKTMVYLASALEILKREENAQIIIILSEIALTSYIFEKIKSHFAGKIEIIEWHSNMSPSHRARNWRRVVNNKARIVVGARSAIFLPAPNLRMIIVDEEHDQSFKQDQGELTYNARDLAIMRAKLCDIPIILSSATPSLESVYNIEDKGFVHLRLESRFGGAQLPTVRVVDMRAASKVSQHISEELYESLKQNLDSGMQSLLFLNRRGYASLVVCASCGHRIKCPDCVAWLVEHKWNNSLLCHLCGFKRPMIIQCERCASTSLIPFGPGIEKISEEIEELFPKRRVVVMSSDSQLTENLRKIEANEVDIIIGTQIISKGYDFPKLTLLAIIDSDASVCAGDLRSAEKNFHILQQVMGRVGRRKIYPGTAIMQSYSPDGSVVQALKNGDREGFYAEELGTRKAENMPPFSRLIAIVISGLVESEVISQARYMEQTISLIKEVTMFGPCPAPIGVRNNRFRYRILLVTPKSYRIHNILMASFKQLPIRKGVSVQVDVDPLNFL is encoded by the coding sequence ATGCACCTGAAGGTAGTATTGCCCCTTGCTCTGGATGAAGAATTTCTGTATTCCTCAGGAGAATTGATGGTGCAGGTGGGCAACCTAGTTATGGTGAATTTCAATGGAAGGAACATTATCGGACTTGTCATATCTGTTGGGCCTGAAACTTCTGTCCAATACACGGTAAAGGAAATAACTTCAGTGCTGCCATTTAAGCTACTGCAAGCCTCATACATAGAATTTCTCTTCTGGGTTGCGCGCTACAATTTTGCCAAGATTGGATTGGTTTTGCGCTCTGCAATTATAAGGGAAGCATGTGATGATTCGGTCTACACACTTAATGCGGACAAAGTAGAAGATGGGCACAGGTCCACACCCGCTATGCGACGGCTTCTCGAATTCTTCCGGCGAAACGAGTACCTCACTGCAGATGATCTACATGAAGCGAAGATCCAGAAACGAACAGTACAAAAGATGCTAGAAAGTGGATTAATAAGACGTGTCGAAGGCTTCATAGAGTCTAATGGGTCAAAAACATCCAATGCTGATCTTGCTACACTGGAATTCGATTTATCAGAAGAACAGCGTCAAGTCAAAGATAGAATTTTCTTGGAAAAATTTACGGCACACTTACTGGATGGCATCACTGGTTCTGGGAAGACGATGGTTTATTTAGCATCGGCTTTAGAGATTCTTAAACGTGAAGAGAATGCTCAAATCATAATTATTCTTTCGGAGATAGCGCTCACATCATATATTTTTGAAAAGATTAAATCCCATTTTGCTGGGAAGATCGAGATCATAGAGTGGCATTCGAACATGTCTCCGTCCCATAGAGCAAGAAATTGGCGGCGTGTCGTGAATAACAAAGCGAGAATAGTAGTCGGTGCAAGATCAGCGATTTTTCTTCCTGCGCCTAATCTGAGGATGATCATTGTCGATGAGGAGCACGATCAGTCATTCAAACAGGATCAAGGCGAGTTGACGTATAACGCTCGAGATCTGGCTATAATGCGAGCTAAATTATGTGACATCCCGATAATACTATCATCTGCGACACCATCCTTGGAAAGCGTTTACAATATCGAGGATAAAGGCTTCGTCCATCTCAGGCTTGAAAGTAGATTTGGAGGTGCACAGCTACCCACTGTGAGAGTGGTCGATATGCGTGCGGCATCGAAGGTGAGTCAGCATATCTCAGAGGAGTTATACGAAAGTTTGAAACAAAATCTGGATTCCGGCATGCAAAGCCTGCTGTTCCTGAACAGGCGTGGTTATGCTTCACTTGTTGTATGCGCAAGTTGCGGGCACAGAATAAAGTGTCCAGACTGTGTTGCATGGCTGGTTGAACATAAGTGGAACAATAGTCTATTATGCCATCTTTGCGGGTTTAAACGTCCAATGATCATTCAATGTGAGCGATGCGCTTCCACCTCACTTATTCCTTTCGGTCCGGGGATAGAAAAAATCAGCGAAGAGATAGAAGAGCTTTTCCCAAAAAGAAGGGTAGTTGTTATGAGTAGTGATAGTCAACTCACTGAGAATCTCCGAAAAATAGAGGCAAATGAGGTCGATATCATAATAGGTACTCAGATTATCTCGAAGGGATATGATTTCCCCAAGCTCACTCTTCTGGCAATTATCGATAGCGATGCTTCTGTCTGTGCTGGCGATCTACGGAGCGCAGAGAAGAATTTCCACATATTACAACAGGTCATGGGTCGAGTAGGGAGGAGAAAGATTTATCCTGGTACCGCGATAATGCAGAGTTATTCCCCAGATGGATCGGTTGTCCAGGCACTGAAAAATGGTGATAGGGAGGGTTTCTATGCAGAGGAGTTAGGCACAAGAAAAGCTGAAAATATGCCACCTTTCAGTAGATTGATAGCAATTGTGATCTCAGGATTAGTCGAAAGTGAAGTGATATCTCAAGCTAGATATATGGAGCAAACAATTTCACTAATAAAGGAAGTGACAATGTTTGGTCCCTGTCCGGCTCCCATAGGAGTGCGAAACAATAGATTCAGATATAGGATTCTCCTTGTTACACCGAAGAGTTATAGAATTCATAATATACTGATGGCCTCATTCAAACAGCTACCGATTAGAAAGGGTGTGAGCGTCCAAGTGGATGTAGATCCATTGAATTTTTTATAG
- a CDS encoding exopolysaccharide biosynthesis protein encodes MDKERQSTSDVLESVVVQGVRDTITLFEIKRILHERGFALLLLLFSLPLSIPLPVPPGYTTILSLPILFFSIQITLGCDSPWLPKFLENKAIKRKSLAFLIEKTVPILRKVEKFTRPRFPVLNNAFGEKIYGIISFICAVSIAIPLPLTNFIPAGGIALMSLGMLNKDGVISILGIVVSFTGIFISTLVIILGHKVVVELLSLLGFKI; translated from the coding sequence ATGGATAAAGAACGCCAAAGCACTTCTGATGTTCTTGAATCTGTTGTTGTACAAGGGGTTCGTGATACTATAACGCTTTTCGAAATAAAACGCATATTGCATGAGCGCGGATTCGCGCTTTTGCTGCTTCTTTTTTCCCTTCCCCTCTCCATTCCACTTCCTGTACCTCCGGGGTATACGACTATTTTATCACTTCCGATATTGTTCTTTTCAATACAGATTACGTTAGGTTGTGATTCCCCCTGGTTACCGAAATTTCTCGAGAATAAGGCGATAAAACGGAAGAGCTTGGCCTTTCTCATCGAAAAAACTGTTCCAATTTTGCGTAAGGTAGAAAAATTCACGCGGCCCAGGTTTCCAGTACTGAATAATGCTTTCGGGGAAAAAATCTACGGCATTATATCGTTCATCTGCGCAGTGTCGATTGCAATACCTTTGCCGCTCACTAATTTTATCCCAGCTGGAGGTATTGCACTAATGTCCCTGGGTATGCTGAACAAGGATGGAGTAATCAGTATCCTAGGCATAGTAGTATCCTTCACAGGAATCTTTATCTCAACCCTTGTAATCATCCTAGGGCACAAAGTGGTGGTTGAACTTCTATCATTACTAGGCTTTAAAATCTAA
- the virB9 gene encoding P-type conjugative transfer protein VirB9 — MKNYSIFLFFVVYCLTNAFADQRPHPLGSTPQIKEIVYNPNAIHTYTGFFGYQSSIVFEDGEIIGTISMGDSTAWQLNPQGNRLFLKPTDDNSTTNVTILTNKRVYHFVFRGKEAKDIDDPELSYEVRFRYPASSVSVQNTGMADMQGSDRVEPGLDIAKKDYLNFEYKLSGSDNIKPLKVFDDGHFTYMQFHSVNANLPAIFLVDSKGYESLVNYHISGKYLVIQQVASRFTLRHGDEYVCVFNTKLDSRKEHRKMKTTRTAGIFSHG, encoded by the coding sequence ATGAAGAATTATAGCATTTTCCTTTTCTTTGTGGTCTATTGTTTGACCAATGCATTTGCAGATCAGAGACCTCATCCATTAGGCTCTACTCCACAAATTAAGGAGATTGTATACAATCCGAATGCTATACATACGTACACAGGATTTTTTGGGTACCAGTCTAGCATTGTTTTCGAAGATGGGGAGATTATAGGCACCATTTCCATGGGTGACTCGACTGCATGGCAGCTTAATCCGCAGGGCAATAGACTCTTCTTAAAGCCTACCGATGATAACTCGACCACTAATGTGACGATATTGACAAATAAGCGGGTCTACCATTTTGTCTTCCGCGGCAAGGAAGCGAAAGATATCGATGATCCGGAGCTTTCATATGAAGTACGCTTCAGATATCCCGCTAGCTCGGTGAGTGTCCAGAACACAGGTATGGCTGATATGCAAGGAAGTGACAGAGTTGAGCCAGGCTTGGACATTGCAAAAAAGGATTATTTGAATTTCGAATATAAGCTTTCCGGTAGTGATAACATAAAGCCACTCAAAGTCTTCGATGACGGACATTTTACTTACATGCAGTTCCATAGTGTCAACGCGAATCTCCCTGCAATTTTCCTCGTGGACTCCAAGGGATATGAGTCACTTGTAAATTATCACATATCAGGGAAGTACCTTGTGATCCAGCAAGTTGCATCACGTTTTACTCTTCGCCATGGAGATGAGTATGTTTGTGTCTTCAACACGAAGCTTGACTCCAGGAAAGAGCACAGAAAAATGAAAACCACTAGAACCGCAGGTATCTTCTCACATGGATAA
- a CDS encoding conjugal transfer protein TraJ — protein sequence MHERDLKDALLQQGRYYEEGLLWHCSKNYYVFIERSWLIIFCALLFSTLCILSFNVYSMLPTKTSVTFIRYTDDIHNEISIPIRLYDLYRKNDDLQTVVEKYLISKYVEAWGKNEQTEGPEDNYVKLNSSHQVYEKFLESRRKEKSIKTHNIKMLDIQIKRSPTGSGKVATAKVRFYRGEEIQEKVIRVAFRATDVLLAHRNIISLELIVSGYEEL from the coding sequence ATGCACGAAAGAGATCTGAAAGATGCACTTCTCCAACAAGGCAGATACTACGAGGAAGGATTACTCTGGCATTGTTCCAAGAACTACTATGTCTTTATCGAGCGTAGCTGGCTGATTATCTTTTGTGCTCTACTTTTTTCTACTCTGTGCATCCTGAGTTTCAACGTATACTCCATGCTACCAACCAAGACAAGTGTCACATTTATCCGGTACACAGACGATATCCATAATGAGATAAGCATCCCAATAAGGTTGTATGATCTGTACAGGAAGAATGATGATCTGCAAACGGTAGTGGAAAAATATCTGATTTCCAAGTACGTAGAAGCGTGGGGGAAGAATGAACAAACAGAAGGTCCCGAGGATAATTATGTGAAGTTGAATTCTTCACATCAGGTGTATGAAAAATTCCTTGAGTCTCGCAGAAAAGAGAAGTCTATTAAGACACACAACATAAAGATGCTGGATATTCAAATTAAAAGATCCCCAACTGGTAGTGGAAAAGTCGCAACAGCAAAGGTAAGATTCTACAGGGGTGAAGAGATTCAGGAGAAAGTAATCAGGGTTGCTTTCAGAGCAACGGATGTTTTACTAGCTCATAGAAACATTATATCATTGGAGCTTATAGTGAGCGGTTATGAAGAATTATAG
- a CDS encoding nucleotide exchange factor GrpE, which translates to MSENKSDKETKRNEERDPIFKKIIQERAPKNEESSGAGFISEEDFKKEVDLWKKKLMYALAEQENLKKNVAREIEKTRDFAISDLAKEILTSVESLEKAVAHMVENKIEGPLLEGSKLTLEAIFSALKKGGVEKIEAKGVLFDHNVHQAVSTVKNDELPNNTVFEVLQDGYIIKGRLLRPAIVVVVENGCSS; encoded by the coding sequence ATGAGTGAAAACAAATCAGACAAAGAGACAAAAAGAAATGAAGAACGTGATCCTATCTTCAAAAAGATTATTCAAGAACGCGCTCCCAAAAATGAAGAGAGTAGCGGAGCTGGATTTATCTCAGAAGAGGACTTCAAGAAGGAGGTGGACCTATGGAAAAAGAAACTCATGTATGCCCTTGCTGAGCAGGAAAATCTGAAAAAGAACGTCGCTAGAGAAATAGAAAAGACTCGTGATTTTGCTATTTCGGATCTCGCTAAAGAGATACTCACGAGTGTTGAGAGTCTTGAGAAAGCAGTTGCCCATATGGTGGAAAACAAAATAGAGGGTCCATTGCTTGAGGGGTCGAAGCTCACACTGGAGGCGATCTTCTCAGCACTCAAGAAAGGTGGTGTCGAAAAAATTGAAGCAAAGGGTGTATTATTCGATCACAACGTGCATCAAGCAGTGAGCACGGTGAAAAATGATGAGTTGCCTAATAATACTGTGTTCGAGGTGCTGCAGGATGGCTATATAATAAAGGGACGTCTACTGCGTCCAGCAATTGTAGTGGTGGTGGAAAATGGTTGCTCAAGTTGA
- the trpS gene encoding tryptophan--tRNA ligase, with translation MVNQVDKIDKIVLSAVQPTGSVHLGNLFGAIDLWVDLQSKYKTKFYCIADLHSLDGGGAADTARLSVEVACIYIACGIDPTDSHIFVQSHIPQHAELCWLLSCITPTGWLNRMTQYKEKSAARESTMLSLYSYPVLMAADILLYNAELIPVGDDQSQHVELVRDIAARFNQLYGVDHLTLPATLKCELVTRVMGLRDPTKKMSKSDPADFSRINLSDSKDLIAEKINAAKTDSIMGFSVENIEDRPEASNLLRMASYLSGIPIEKLCSDLKTFAELKSLLIDLLVARLSPIQERMQNLERETVSKILRDSADVVREIAAANLDEIKRIMQVS, from the coding sequence ATGGTTAATCAAGTTGACAAAATTGATAAAATTGTTCTTTCAGCTGTGCAGCCTACTGGCTCCGTGCACCTTGGTAACTTGTTCGGCGCTATTGATTTGTGGGTAGATCTGCAGTCGAAGTATAAAACGAAGTTCTACTGTATAGCTGATTTGCACTCTTTGGATGGAGGTGGAGCAGCAGATACTGCTAGACTTTCAGTGGAGGTGGCATGTATATACATCGCTTGCGGAATAGACCCGACTGACTCGCATATATTTGTGCAGTCACATATACCTCAACACGCGGAGCTCTGCTGGTTGTTGAGCTGTATCACGCCAACCGGTTGGCTCAATAGAATGACTCAGTATAAGGAAAAGTCTGCTGCCAGAGAGAGTACGATGCTTTCTTTGTATTCATACCCAGTGCTGATGGCTGCTGATATACTTCTGTATAATGCTGAACTCATTCCTGTAGGTGATGATCAAAGTCAGCATGTCGAACTCGTCAGGGATATAGCAGCACGCTTTAACCAATTATACGGAGTAGATCATTTGACTCTTCCGGCTACACTCAAATGTGAGCTTGTCACAAGAGTAATGGGTTTGAGGGATCCGACGAAAAAAATGAGTAAGTCTGATCCAGCTGATTTTTCCAGGATCAATCTATCGGATTCAAAAGATTTGATCGCTGAGAAAATAAATGCTGCAAAAACAGATTCCATAATGGGTTTCTCAGTCGAAAACATAGAGGATAGACCTGAAGCATCGAATCTACTTAGGATGGCCTCTTATCTCAGTGGGATCCCTATTGAGAAGCTTTGTTCCGACCTGAAAACTTTTGCTGAACTGAAATCCTTACTCATTGATCTTCTAGTAGCAAGACTCTCGCCGATCCAGGAAAGAATGCAGAATCTCGAAAGGGAAACTGTGAGCAAGATATTAAGAGACTCCGCCGATGTCGTAAGAGAAATAGCCGCTGCAAATCTGGATGAAATAAAAAGAATAATGCAGGTCAGCTAA
- a CDS encoding 50S ribosomal protein L35, whose amino-acid sequence MPKLKTNSSAKKRFKVTAAGKVMVTQSGKRHNMRKRNKRMLLAQKGRVLITKSKMRLMRSVMPYSF is encoded by the coding sequence ATGCCTAAATTAAAAACCAATTCTAGCGCGAAAAAAAGATTCAAAGTGACTGCTGCCGGTAAGGTCATGGTTACCCAGTCCGGTAAGCGTCACAACATGCGCAAACGAAACAAGAGGATGCTTCTTGCTCAGAAGGGTCGAGTTCTCATTACCAAGAGCAAAATGCGGCTGATGAGAAGTGTCATGCCGTACAGTTTTTAG
- the rplT gene encoding 50S ribosomal protein L20 produces the protein MARVKRGVQVRQRHKKVIKQAKGFHGRSKNCYRIALRRLEKSWQYAYRDRRVRKRDFRSLWIQRINAAVRSCGMVYSTFMKGLKDAGIDINRKMLSELAITQPDAFGEIVNKSRATF, from the coding sequence ATGGCGCGAGTGAAAAGAGGTGTACAAGTCAGGCAGCGTCACAAAAAGGTGATCAAGCAGGCTAAAGGGTTTCATGGTAGGTCGAAAAATTGCTATAGGATAGCTCTGCGTAGATTAGAGAAGTCTTGGCAGTATGCCTACCGTGATAGAAGGGTCAGAAAACGTGATTTCCGTAGCCTGTGGATCCAGAGGATAAATGCCGCTGTCAGATCTTGTGGTATGGTTTACTCGACCTTCATGAAGGGCCTAAAGGATGCTGGGATCGATATTAATAGAAAAATGCTCTCGGAGCTTGCCATAACGCAGCCCGATGCTTTCGGGGAAATAGTAAATAAGAGTAGAGCTACTTTCTAG
- a CDS encoding phenylalanine--tRNA ligase subunit alpha codes for MDLSVLRERFSAKLAEASSAESLRQLRIEYLSRNGLIKQGLASVMKDGVDPAGVQSWNAFLRDASAAITEKQNLVHCVELERRLSAEAIDVTYPARPASLGVEHPLCKVIDSTRRILTALGMEYVEGPEIEDEYHVFDALNTPTHHPSRQMQDSFYLCDPARLLRTHTSSVQIRAMEGSRPPFYIFSLGKVYRNDWDATHTPMFHQVEVLCVDVGINMSHMKYCVSFFLEQLFGSIEVRMRPSYFPFTEPSAEVDIKDKNGNWLEVMGCGMVHPNVLSKVDISPNEYTGFAFGAGLERLTMLRYDIRDLRNLYLNDLRWKVI; via the coding sequence GTGGATCTGAGTGTACTTAGGGAACGCTTCAGTGCAAAGTTGGCTGAAGCTTCCTCTGCTGAAAGTCTCCGCCAGCTCAGGATCGAGTACCTATCCAGAAATGGACTAATTAAACAGGGTCTGGCTTCAGTCATGAAGGATGGCGTTGATCCTGCCGGTGTGCAGTCTTGGAATGCTTTTCTCAGGGATGCCAGTGCAGCCATAACAGAAAAACAGAATCTCGTCCATTGCGTCGAATTGGAGCGAAGGCTCAGTGCAGAAGCCATAGACGTTACCTATCCTGCAAGACCAGCTTCCCTGGGTGTCGAGCATCCGCTCTGTAAGGTCATCGATTCAACAAGAAGGATCCTCACTGCACTCGGCATGGAATATGTCGAGGGTCCAGAAATCGAAGATGAGTACCATGTCTTTGATGCACTTAATACTCCAACACACCATCCATCAAGGCAGATGCAGGATAGTTTCTACTTGTGCGATCCCGCTAGGCTTTTACGTACACATACTTCTTCCGTCCAGATACGTGCTATGGAAGGTAGTAGACCACCTTTCTATATTTTTTCTCTGGGTAAGGTCTACAGAAATGATTGGGATGCTACTCATACGCCGATGTTTCATCAAGTTGAAGTTCTTTGTGTGGATGTAGGTATCAATATGTCGCATATGAAATATTGCGTTTCTTTTTTCCTCGAACAGCTTTTTGGCTCGATTGAGGTGAGAATGAGACCAAGTTATTTCCCATTTACTGAACCTTCAGCTGAAGTCGATATAAAGGATAAAAATGGCAATTGGCTGGAAGTCATGGGTTGTGGCATGGTGCACCCTAATGTTCTGAGTAAGGTCGATATATCACCGAATGAGTATACAGGCTTTGCTTTTGGTGCCGGGTTGGAAAGGTTGACAATGTTGCGTTATGATATTCGCGATTTACGCAATCTTTATCTCAATGATTTGAGGTGGAAAGTGATCTAG
- the rpiB gene encoding ribose 5-phosphate isomerase B, which yields MRISIGVDHAGFNLKSSLLAFFKEKGWALLDRGAHCSGISDYPDFAKAVAMDVAEGNVDFGILICGSGIGMSIVANRYKKVRAALCGDVQSAKLAREHNDANILCLSGRSLTVAECFEIVQVFIDSKFSFEDRHKQRIEKIDKGES from the coding sequence ATGAGGATTTCTATAGGTGTTGACCATGCCGGGTTTAATCTTAAGAGTTCTTTGTTAGCCTTTTTCAAAGAGAAGGGTTGGGCGTTGCTCGATAGGGGTGCCCATTGTTCTGGTATCTCTGATTATCCTGACTTTGCCAAGGCTGTAGCCATGGATGTGGCTGAAGGTAATGTGGATTTTGGTATCTTGATTTGTGGATCTGGCATCGGTATGAGCATAGTAGCAAATCGATATAAGAAGGTCAGGGCTGCACTATGTGGGGATGTCCAGAGTGCAAAGCTGGCTAGGGAGCATAATGATGCAAATATCCTGTGTTTATCAGGGCGGTCGCTCACCGTAGCTGAGTGCTTTGAAATTGTACAGGTCTTTATAGATAGTAAATTCAGTTTTGAGGACCGTCATAAGCAGAGAATAGAGAAAATTGATAAAGGAGAAAGCTAA
- the glyA gene encoding serine hydroxymethyltransferase, which translates to MFFEAKISTIDPQVSEIIKKEANRQRSGIQLIASENFASAAVLEAQGSVFTNKYAEGYPGKRYYCGCEYADQVERLAIERICKLFNSSYANVQPHSGSQANQAVFFSLLKPGDTILGFSLASGGHLTHGSSVNLSGKWFNAIHYTVRRDDFEIDMDEVRELAKKHSPKLIIAGASAYAKKMDFPLFREIADEVGAYLLADMAHYAGLIAAGEYPSPFPYVDIMTSTTHKTLRGPRGAIILTNSEELIKKINSAIFPGLQGGPQMHAIAAKAVAFGEALAPEFKDYIRNVIKNAKVLAKALEDRGFVILSGGTETHIVMVDLRTLNLKGNTSAAKLESAGIICNKNAIPFDEEKPFVTSGLRFGSPAETTRGMRETEFSQIGEMIADLLSEKISVDEAKVAIEELTKKYDFYNT; encoded by the coding sequence ATGTTTTTTGAAGCTAAAATTTCTACAATCGATCCACAGGTTAGTGAGATCATTAAAAAAGAGGCGAATAGACAAAGGAGTGGAATACAGCTTATTGCATCGGAGAATTTTGCTAGTGCTGCAGTCTTGGAAGCACAGGGTTCCGTTTTTACGAATAAATATGCGGAAGGTTATCCTGGGAAAAGATATTATTGTGGCTGCGAATATGCTGATCAGGTAGAGCGTCTAGCAATAGAGAGAATATGTAAGTTGTTTAATTCTTCCTATGCTAATGTTCAGCCGCATTCCGGTTCTCAGGCGAACCAGGCTGTGTTCTTTAGCCTCCTTAAACCTGGGGATACTATTCTGGGTTTTTCACTTGCTTCCGGGGGGCATCTTACGCACGGGTCAAGTGTGAATCTCTCAGGGAAGTGGTTCAATGCTATCCACTACACAGTCAGGAGAGATGATTTTGAGATAGATATGGATGAAGTTCGTGAATTAGCGAAAAAGCATTCTCCAAAACTGATTATTGCAGGTGCTTCTGCATACGCGAAAAAAATGGATTTTCCTTTGTTCCGTGAGATTGCTGATGAGGTTGGAGCATATCTTCTTGCTGATATGGCTCACTATGCTGGACTCATAGCTGCTGGTGAATATCCATCACCTTTCCCATATGTAGATATTATGACCTCCACTACCCACAAGACTCTGCGTGGACCAAGAGGTGCAATCATCCTGACCAACAGTGAAGAACTGATAAAAAAGATAAATTCTGCTATTTTTCCTGGATTACAAGGTGGACCTCAAATGCATGCTATAGCAGCAAAAGCTGTTGCTTTTGGTGAAGCGCTTGCACCTGAGTTCAAAGACTATATTAGGAACGTCATAAAAAATGCGAAGGTTCTCGCTAAAGCCCTGGAAGATAGAGGTTTCGTGATACTTTCTGGTGGAACCGAAACGCATATCGTGATGGTCGATCTCAGGACACTTAATCTAAAAGGTAATACAAGTGCAGCCAAACTTGAGAGTGCCGGCATCATCTGTAATAAGAATGCTATTCCATTTGATGAAGAAAAGCCGTTTGTGACGTCCGGTTTGAGATTTGGAAGTCCAGCCGAGACTACCCGGGGCATGCGTGAAACGGAATTCTCACAGATCGGGGAAATGATAGCCGATCTGCTCAGTGAAAAAATTAGTGTAGATGAAGCAAAGGTAGCTATTGAGGAACTCACTAAGAAATATGATTTCTACAACACCTAA
- a CDS encoding thiamine phosphate synthase, with amino-acid sequence MLNKKLLYILSPNRFLRVKEFIALERIFREFSAYLYAFQLRIKDRESLMKAIPTFLVLCKEYMIPLVINDFPDLVTEFNADGVHIGESDSIFEDCRSLLPKEKIIGVSCYADVGKAEMYKSASYVSFGCFFESATKPNPVARATVTVLEEWKSLGYQTPCVCIGGINNDNFMSLIHAGADIVAISGYLWESASPYERFIELIRELQ; translated from the coding sequence ATGTTGAATAAAAAACTTCTTTATATTCTCTCTCCGAATCGATTTCTGAGAGTGAAGGAATTCATTGCATTGGAACGGATCTTCCGGGAATTTTCTGCATATTTGTACGCGTTTCAGTTGCGTATCAAAGACAGAGAAAGTCTTATGAAGGCAATTCCAACATTCTTAGTACTCTGTAAAGAATATATGATCCCACTAGTCATTAATGATTTTCCGGATTTAGTTACTGAATTCAATGCCGATGGGGTGCACATCGGTGAGAGTGATAGTATCTTCGAAGATTGCAGGTCTCTTCTTCCCAAAGAAAAAATTATCGGTGTGAGTTGCTATGCCGATGTCGGAAAAGCTGAAATGTATAAATCCGCTAGTTATGTTTCGTTCGGATGTTTTTTTGAGAGTGCCACTAAGCCAAACCCAGTTGCTAGAGCCACAGTTACGGTCCTGGAAGAATGGAAGAGTCTTGGTTACCAAACGCCCTGCGTTTGCATTGGGGGGATCAATAATGACAATTTTATGAGCCTGATTCATGCCGGTGCTGATATAGTTGCAATTTCAGGATACTTGTGGGAATCCGCCTCTCCATACGAGAGGTTCATTGAATTAATCCGCGAACTTCAATGA